Proteins encoded in a region of the Rutidosis leptorrhynchoides isolate AG116_Rl617_1_P2 chromosome 9, CSIRO_AGI_Rlap_v1, whole genome shotgun sequence genome:
- the LOC139869261 gene encoding uncharacterized protein: MSMMDRIDRTKWMYDIEQPSTDYLKQLEEFITIVETDQLNKGSTDIEDNVDEKYHEKFEQLKVDSEKPLYNGCTKFSKLFAVIKLLNIKANNGWSDTSFTSLLELLYKMLPEDNELPVSTYYAKKLMCPMGLEIQRIHACPNDYMLYRNENENLHECKVCGTSRYKRGKPTDEDSDENGPPAKVLWYFPIIPRLKRLFANTKTAKLLRWHAEERKKDGKIRHVADLVQWRTIDNEFKDFGNEIRNIRLRRSSDGMNPFGDLSSGHSTWPVLLCIYNLPSWLCMKQKHIMLSLLIQGPKQPGNDIDVYLAPLIDDLKLLWDTGVQVYDSYKKEYFQLRAMLFCTVNDFPAYGNLSGYTTKGKKACPVCEKNTHSIWLKNCRKPAFMGHRRELAVNHPYRFKNDLFDGTVEKSILPPRSDGKTIFKMVRKLKVVLGKTDLMHIEKNVCESLVGLLLTIPGKTKDGIKVPSGYSSNIRKLVSMKDLKLSGM, encoded by the exons ATGTCGATG ATGGATCGGATTGATCGGACTAAATGGATGTACGACATAGAACAGCCTAGCACCGACTATCTGAAACAGCTTGAAGAATTTATAACCATTGTGGAGACTGATCAATTAAATAAAGGAAGCACT GATATTGAGGATAATGTTGACGAAAAGTATCATGAGAAATTTGAACAACTTAAAGTTGACTCTGAAAAACCGTTATACAACGGTTGTACGAAATTTTCAAAACTTTTTGCCGTGATAAAACTGTTAAATATAAAAGCAAACAATGGTTGGAGCGACACAAGTTTCACTAGCTTGTTAGAGTTGTTGTATAAAATGCTCCCTGAAGATAATGAGTTGCCGGTTTCAACATACTATGCCAAGAAATTGATGTGCCCGATGGGATTGGAAATACAAAGAATACATGCATGTCCAAATGATTATATGTTATACAGGAATGAAAATGAAAACCTTCATGAATGTAAGGTATGTGGTACATCTAGGTATAAACGTGGAAAACCAACTGACGAAGACAGTGACGAAAATGGACCTCCTGCAAAAGTATTGTGGTATTTCCCTATCATACCAAGATTGAAGAGGTTATTTGCAAATACCAAAACTGCAAAATTATTACGTTGGCATGCGGAAGAGCGTAAAAAGGATGGAAAAATAAGACATGTGGCCGATTTAGTTCAATGGAGAACTATTGATAACGAATTTAAAGACTTTGGGAATGAGATACGAAATATTAGGTTGAGACGTAGTTCAGATGGAATGAATCCTTTCGGAGACTTGAGTAGCGGTCATAGCACGTGGCCTGTTTTGTTATGCATTTACAACCTTCCATCTTGGCTATGTATGAAACAAAAACATATAATGCTATCCCTTTTAATTCAAGGCCCAAAACAACCTGGAAACGACATTGATGTTTATTTGGCACCGTTGATTGATGACTTAAAGTTACTATGGGATACCGGTGTACAAGTCTATGATTCATACAAGAAAGAGTACTTCCAACTACGGGCAATGCTTTTTTGCACCGTTAACGATTTTCCAGCGTATGGTAATTTGTCTGGATATACTACGAAAGGGAAAAAGGCATGTCCTGTTTGTGAGAAAAATACTCACTCGATATGGTTGAAAAATTGTAGGAAACCAGCATTTATGGGACATAGAAGAGAGCTTGCTGTGAATCACCCTTATCGCTTCAAAAATGACTTATTTGATGGTACTGTAGAGAAAAGCATTCTACCGCCACGATCGGATGGAAAAACTATTTTCAAAATGGTTAGGAAGCTAAAAGTTGTGTTGGGAAAAACCG ATCTTATGCATATTGAGAAAAATGTTTGTGAAAGTTTGGTGGGGTTACTGTTGACCATTCCTGGAAAAACAAAAGACGGAATTAAG GTTCCATCAGGTTATTCGTCTAACATTAGGAAATTGGTTTCGATGAAAGATTTGAAGTTATCCGGTATGTag